One genomic window of Haloferax mediterranei ATCC 33500 includes the following:
- a CDS encoding cell division protein SepF, translating to MGIMSKILGGGGSRTTEDYVELDLDDFDTARGDAGISVHIAEIGGQQDVIAIKDAVYDGNMVIADIIRHTTSDNTMEHIIDDLRQVAHEVDGDIVQKGDDQIIITPSGVSVSRRKLTT from the coding sequence ATGGGTATCATGAGTAAGATTCTCGGTGGTGGTGGCTCCCGAACGACCGAGGACTACGTCGAACTCGACCTCGACGACTTTGACACCGCTCGCGGAGACGCTGGCATCTCGGTCCACATCGCGGAAATCGGCGGACAGCAGGATGTCATCGCCATCAAGGACGCCGTCTACGACGGCAACATGGTCATCGCTGACATCATCCGGCATACGACCTCCGACAACACGATGGAACACATTATCGACGACCTTCGACAGGTCGCGCACGAGGTCGACGGCGACATCGTCCAGAAGGGCGACGACCAGATTATCATCACGCCGTCCGGCGTCTCTGTCTCGCGCCGCAAACTCACCACCTAA
- a CDS encoding DUF7562 family protein has protein sequence MWRSRSNRDRKRVVCIACGDSVIRSAAREYDKEGNRWERHGKRFEHLCKACYRELCHQPREELEGLLVDIEEHGISDEEFLVRYFDAVKERYEPPGGRERWDERS, from the coding sequence ATGTGGCGCTCCCGGAGCAACCGGGACCGGAAGCGGGTCGTGTGCATCGCATGCGGTGACTCAGTTATCCGGTCGGCGGCGCGCGAATACGACAAAGAGGGGAACCGCTGGGAACGACACGGCAAACGATTCGAACACCTCTGTAAGGCCTGTTATCGGGAACTCTGTCATCAGCCACGCGAGGAACTCGAAGGACTCCTCGTCGACATCGAAGAACACGGCATCTCCGACGAAGAGTTCTTGGTTCGGTACTTCGACGCCGTCAAAGAGCGGTACGAACCGCCCGGCGGCCGCGAACGGTGGGACGAACGTAGTTAA
- a CDS encoding RNA-binding protein, with translation MKVKSRHHLRSDEIDALCESIESSLGVRLDGDAFEAVEFADADYDIVLVDGEPAVMYIDDQPFLTVKGANQFPPTTNVVTVDAGAVSFVSSGADVMRPGITEADESIEAGDLVAIAEENHSKVLAVGRALEDGDDLVGDSGKVVESIHHVGDDLFDFSV, from the coding sequence ATGAAGGTCAAGTCTCGCCACCATCTCCGCAGCGACGAAATCGACGCGTTGTGCGAATCCATCGAATCGTCACTCGGCGTCCGTCTCGACGGTGACGCCTTCGAAGCAGTCGAGTTCGCGGATGCGGACTACGATATCGTCCTCGTCGACGGTGAACCGGCCGTTATGTACATCGATGACCAGCCGTTCTTGACGGTCAAAGGTGCGAATCAGTTCCCGCCGACGACGAACGTCGTCACCGTCGACGCGGGCGCGGTTTCGTTCGTCTCCAGCGGGGCCGACGTGATGCGCCCCGGCATCACCGAGGCGGACGAATCTATCGAAGCCGGCGACCTCGTCGCCATCGCCGAAGAGAACCACAGCAAGGTCCTCGCAGTCGGCCGTGCGCTCGAAGACGGCGACGACCTCGTCGGCGACTCCGGAAAGGTTGTCGAGTCCATCCACCACGTTGGCGACGACCTGTTCGACTTCTCAGTCTGA
- a CDS encoding DUF1028 domain-containing protein: MTLSICVHEEYVDADGVDQHRFGVAVTTRLPGVGALCPFASEHGAVATQAVTNPELGRKGLSYLEDGVAVDDALRSLLNADESRAERQLHGVDADGTFAFTGDNCLGWAGHREGTRHHEEAGHHGETGRRERDNYTVAGNLLTDESVVDATAESYERSSRDRLLVRRLIDALGAGHTAGGDKRDDLEIQSAAVVVTSTEDREMEPYYNDLRVDASKTPLRDLRETFALAREGYEAAIEKYAE, encoded by the coding sequence ATGACACTCAGCATCTGTGTCCACGAGGAGTACGTCGATGCCGACGGGGTTGACCAGCATCGCTTCGGCGTGGCCGTGACGACCCGACTTCCGGGCGTCGGTGCCCTCTGTCCCTTTGCAAGTGAACACGGCGCAGTTGCGACACAGGCGGTGACGAACCCAGAACTCGGCCGCAAGGGGCTGTCGTACCTCGAAGACGGCGTCGCGGTGGACGACGCGCTCCGGTCGCTTCTGAACGCCGACGAGAGTCGTGCGGAGCGCCAACTCCACGGCGTCGATGCCGACGGGACCTTCGCCTTCACGGGGGACAACTGTCTCGGGTGGGCCGGTCACCGCGAGGGAACCCGCCACCACGAGGAAGCCGGTCACCACGGAGAAACCGGACGCCGCGAGAGAGACAACTACACTGTCGCGGGGAACCTGCTCACGGACGAGTCGGTTGTCGACGCGACGGCCGAATCCTACGAGCGAAGTAGCCGTGACAGACTACTGGTGAGACGCCTCATCGACGCGCTCGGCGCGGGTCACACCGCCGGTGGCGACAAGCGCGACGACCTCGAAATACAGAGTGCGGCGGTCGTCGTGACCTCGACCGAAGACCGCGAGATGGAGCCATACTACAACGACCTCCGGGTGGACGCGTCGAAGACGCCGCTACGAGACCTGCGCGAGACGTTCGCGCTGGCGCGAGAAGGCTACGAAGCGGCCATCGAGAAATACGCCGAGTGA
- a CDS encoding RNB domain-containing ribonuclease, giving the protein MSDDSQAYAGTAEGQGPVEIDAELARHLQNKREELFKEFEIRDKFPPEVLSEARARTEGVHEEIEDELEHRQDLRDLTTWTTDPIDAQDFDDALSIRENEETYTLWVHIADVTHYVHPGSEMWAEAVKRGNTVYLPAYTIHMLPPALAETVCSLVPNEDRLAHTVEMEIKKDTLSFESIDIYKSVIHSNERLTYTQCENRLDDPELPLHEENALVFDLADQLHEQRKEDGSLVLNPSRDRAHTIIEECMLKANKAVTHELMWNRGVEAMYRVHPQPTPDQWDKALREITELDGVSIQSTSWDEPRKAVNDALESANSRALNKIQRAVLKVMPRAKYMNDPFGGHYALNFDIYGHFTSPIRRLSDLINHWIVHENDVPEDLVELCDRASDRQKDAETAERLYKQFLEEVGLDPYAVNNRGIVTVDEDGDVIDENGLPPSE; this is encoded by the coding sequence ATGTCAGACGACTCGCAGGCGTATGCCGGGACCGCCGAAGGGCAAGGACCGGTGGAGATTGACGCCGAACTCGCGCGGCACCTGCAGAACAAGCGCGAAGAGTTGTTCAAGGAGTTCGAGATTCGCGACAAGTTCCCGCCGGAAGTCCTCTCGGAGGCGCGCGCCCGCACCGAAGGCGTCCACGAGGAGATCGAAGACGAACTCGAACACCGTCAGGACCTTCGGGACCTGACGACGTGGACAACTGACCCCATAGACGCACAGGACTTCGACGACGCCCTGAGCATCCGCGAGAACGAAGAAACGTACACGCTGTGGGTCCACATCGCCGACGTGACCCACTACGTCCACCCCGGGTCAGAGATGTGGGCCGAGGCCGTCAAGCGCGGCAACACCGTCTACCTGCCCGCCTACACTATCCACATGCTTCCCCCGGCGCTGGCCGAGACAGTCTGTTCGCTCGTCCCCAACGAGGACCGACTGGCGCACACCGTCGAGATGGAAATCAAGAAGGACACGCTCTCGTTCGAGTCTATCGACATCTACAAGTCCGTCATTCACTCCAACGAACGCCTCACCTACACGCAGTGTGAGAACCGCCTCGACGACCCCGAACTGCCGCTCCACGAGGAGAACGCGCTGGTGTTCGACCTCGCTGACCAGCTTCACGAACAGCGGAAGGAAGACGGCTCGCTGGTCCTCAATCCGAGTCGCGACCGCGCCCACACCATCATCGAAGAGTGCATGCTGAAGGCCAACAAGGCCGTCACGCACGAACTCATGTGGAACCGCGGCGTCGAAGCGATGTACCGCGTCCACCCACAGCCGACTCCCGACCAGTGGGACAAGGCTCTCCGTGAGATTACCGAACTCGACGGCGTGAGCATCCAGTCCACGTCGTGGGACGAACCCCGGAAAGCCGTCAACGACGCGCTCGAAAGCGCGAACTCCCGCGCGCTCAACAAGATTCAGCGCGCCGTGCTGAAGGTCATGCCCCGCGCGAAGTATATGAACGACCCCTTCGGCGGCCACTACGCGCTCAACTTCGACATCTACGGGCACTTCACCTCGCCCATCCGCCGCCTGTCGGACCTCATCAACCACTGGATTGTCCACGAAAACGACGTGCCAGAGGACCTTGTCGAACTTTGTGACCGCGCCTCGGACCGCCAGAAGGACGCCGAGACGGCCGAACGACTCTACAAGCAGTTCCTCGAAGAAGTCGGGCTCGACCCCTACGCCGTCAACAACCGCGGTATCGTCACCGTCGACGAAGACGGAGACGTTATCGACGAAAACGGGCTTCCGCCGAGCGAATAA